The following are from one region of the Salvia splendens isolate huo1 chromosome 2, SspV2, whole genome shotgun sequence genome:
- the LOC121783455 gene encoding protein FAR1-RELATED SEQUENCE 7-like — translation MVGKSNGHQENEGESDMEPHVGLEFNTAEEAQEFYSMYATQAGFKTRIGQLYRSRVDGSVISRRFVCAKEGFQTPLRTGCPAFIRVQKVDSGKWVVANIKKEHNHEIEASEEICPSRIPRKCFPSPTSSIGGASRTGIRSHEDDSPSAVVVDTKRLKKEEMNAINGPSGEPSTGLEFNSANDAYKFYYAYATNTGFRIRIGQLFRSKHDGSITSRRFVCSKEGRQHPSRVGCGAYMRIQRHEAGGWVVDRLQMEHNHALGIPLDPNRTVDVAPKGCREEGSSVMENLDLVETDGGLSLVKRDRESRIDNDWYGVLLEYFQSQQAEETGFFYAVEMRAGKGMNLFWADARSRFSCAQFGDAIVFDTTYRRDSHSVPFASFVGINHHRQPVLLGCALIADESEESFTWIFQAWVRAMSGCRPVSIIADQDRAIQHSIAQVFPGTHHRFSAWKIVAKEQENLGALLSMDAEFKYQYEACIFQSQTASEFDFAWNMLMDKYNLSDNAWLKEMYQMRKSWVPLHIKGTFFAGSPVDGSLKSYFSTFFTAQSPINEFIVQYEKALEKRYEEERKEDYNSFNVQAVLHTKDPIEDQCRRLYTITMFKVFQKELLDCYNYVGTKINVEGSISRYLVQNCGNGDERNTVAFNASNLNISCSCKMFEFEGVLCRHTLKIFQIMNIRELPSRYILHRWTTNAKYGIMRDSDSLGGSHNFKALMLWSLREEACNYIEAGTASFERYKLAFEIMQEGRRNFCWQN, via the coding sequence ATGGTTGGCAAAAGCAATGGTCACCAGGAAAATGAAGGAGAATCTGATATGGAACCACATGTGGGATTGGAATTCAATACAGCTGAAGAGGCACAGGAGTTTTACAGTATGTATGCAACTCAGGCGGGTTTTAAAACAAGGATAGGACAGCTGTATAGATCAAGAGTAGATGGTTCTGTAATTTCCCGAAGATTTGTGTGCGCAAAGGAGGGATTTCAGACACCTCTTAGAACAGGTTGTCCTGCTTTCATAAGAGTGCAAAAAGTGGACTCTGGTAAGTGGGTTGTTGCCAATATAAAGAAGGAACATAATCACGAAATTGAAGCCTCAGAAGAAATATGTCCTTCTCGGATACCGAGGAAATGTTTTCCGTCTCCAACATCATCAATAGGTGGGGCTAGTCGGACGGGAATTAGATCACACGAAGATGATAGTCCGTCTGCTGTGGTAGTAGATACTAAGCGTCTCAAAAAGGAAGAGATGAACGCAATTAATGGACCCTCGGGTGAACCTTCAACAGGTCTTGAGTTTAATTCTGCCAATGATGCGTACAAATTTTACTACGCATATGCAACTAACACGGGGTTCAGAATCAGGATAGGTCAATTATTCCGCTCTAAACATGATGGCTCGATTACTTCTCGAAGATTTGTGTGTTCCAAGGAAGGACGTCAGCACCCTTCTAGAGTTGGTTGCGGAGCATACATGAGAATACAAAGACATGAAGCGGGAGGTTGGGTGGTTGATCGTCTTCAGATGGAACACAACCATGCACTTGGCATCCCATTGGATCCTAATAGAACAGTGGATGTTGCACCAAAAGGGTGCAGAGAGGAAGGGAGTAGCGTGATGGAGAATTTGGATTTGGTTGAAACAGATGGAGGCCTCAGCCTAGTCAAACGAGACAGAGAGAGTAGGATTGATAATGATTGGTACGGTGTGCTACTTGAGTATTTTCAATCTCAGCAAGCTGAAGAAACAGGGTTTTTTTATGCGGTGGAAATGCGGGCGGGTAAAGGCATGAACCTTTTCTGGGCTGATGCACGATCTAGATTTTCGTGTGCTCAGTTTGGCGATGCAATTGTGTTTGATACAACTTACCGGAGAGATAGTCATTCTGTGCCATTTGCTTCATTTGTTGGTATCAATCATCATAGGCAACCAGTACTGCTTGGTTGTGCTCTGATTGCTGACGAATCTGAGGAGTCATTTACTTGGATATTTCAGGCTTGGGTCAGGGCAATGTCAGGTTGCCGACCTGTATCTATAATAGCTGATCAGGACAGAGCCATTCAACATTCAATTGCACAAGTTTTCCCCGGGACTCATCATCGATTTTCAGCATGGAAAATTGTTGCAAAGGAACAAGAGAATTTGGGTGCATTACTTTCCATGGATGCTGAGTTCAAATATCAGTATGAAGCTTGCATATTTCAGAGTCAAACAGCAAGTGAATTTGATTTCGCTTGGAACATGCTTATGGACAAATATAATCTGTCCGATAATGCATGGCTTAAGGAGATGTATCAGATGCGTAAAAGTTGGGTTCCTTTGCACATAAAAGGAACATTCTTTGCAGGAAGCCCTGTAGATGGGAGCTTAAAATCGTACTTCAGTACATTTTTTACCGCCCAGTCACCTATCAATGAATTTATAGTGCAGTATGAGAAAGCTTTGGAAAAGCGCtatgaagaggaaaggaaggagGATTATAATTCATTTAATGTGCAAGCGGTCTTGCACACAAAAGATCCCATTGAAGATCAATGTAGAAGGCTATACACAATTACAATGTTCAAAGTGTTCCAAAAGGAGCTTTTGGATTGCTACAATTATGTTGGGACCAAGATCAATGTTGAAGGATCAATCAGTAGATATCTGGTGCAAAACTGTGGAAATGGGGATGAGAGGAATACAGTTGCCTTTAACGCATCGAACTTGAATATCAGTTGTAGTTGTAAAATGTTTGAGTTTGAAGGCGTGCTTTGTAGGCACACATTGAAGATCTTCCAAATAATGAACATAAGGGAGCTTCCATCTCGCTATATCTTACACCGGTGGACTACAAATGCAAAATATGGCATAATGCGGGACTCTGATTCATTAGGTGGTTCCCATAATTTTAAAGCCTTGATGTTGTGGAGTTTAAGGGAGGAAGCTTGTAACTATATTGAAGCAGGAACAGCATCCTTTGAAAGGTACAAGCTTGCGTTTGAGATCATGCAGGAGGGTAGAAGAAACTTCTGTTGGCAAAACTAG
- the LOC121783485 gene encoding membrane protein PM19L, producing the protein MASGAGKSAAFILLVLNVFLYFVVVSIASWAVNHGIEGSHEMASVLYPPAKIFPIYYPIGNLATGFVVIFSLIAGVVGFTTSILGINNVVKWDSPNLHAAAASSLISLLLTLLAMGFACKEIDISWTGSNLRTLEILLIILCGTQLFCTAAIHIGVSNVKSD; encoded by the exons ATGGCTTCTGGAGCAGGAAAATCAGCAGCATTCATCCTCCTAGTACTCAACGTCTTCCTCTACTTCGTCGTCGTCTCCATTGCATCATGGGCGGTCAACCACGGGATCGAGGGATCCCATGAGATGG CATCTGTGTTGTATCCTCCAGCAAAGATATTTCCAATATACTATCCAATTGGGAATTTGGCAACAGGATTTGTGGTGATTTTCTCTCTCATAGCTGGGGTTGTGGGATTCACAACCTCCATTCTTGGAATCAACAATGTCGTCAAATGGGATTCTCCAAATCTACATGCAGCTGCTGCTTCCTCTCTTATTTCTTTGCTCCTTACTTTGCTAGCAATGGG GTTTGCATGCAAAGAGATTGATATAAGCTGGACAGGGTCAAACCTA AGAACTCTGGAGATATTACTGATAATACTTTGTGGAACACAGCTATTTTGCACTGCAGCAATCCACATTGGAGTTTCGAATGTTAAGAGTGATTGA
- the LOC121783466 gene encoding glutamine synthetase, chloroplastic produces the protein MAQILAPSAQWQMRTAKNSTDAAPLTSKMWSSLVLKKNKKASIKTSAKFRVLASSSESGTINRVEQLLNLDVTPYTDKIIAEYIWIGGSGIDVRSKSRTLSKPVEHPSELPKWNYDGSSTGQAPGEDSEVILYPQAIFKDPFRGGNNILVICDTYTPQGEPIPTNKRAKAAEIFSNPKVVAEVPWFGIEQEYTLLQTNVNWPLGWPVGGYPGPQGPYYCAAGADKSFGRDISDAHYKACLYAGINISGTNGEVMPGQWEFQVGPSVGIEAGDHIWCARYLLERITEQAGVVLTLDPKPIDGDWNGAGCHTNYSTLSMREEGGFEVIKKAILNLSLRHKDHISAYGEGNERRLTGKHETASIDSFSWGVANRGCSIRVGRDTEKNGKGYLEDRRPASNMDPYVVTGLLAETTLLWEPTLEAEALAAQKLSLKV, from the exons ATGGCACAAATCTTGGCTCCTTCAGCACAATGGCAGATGAGAACTGCAAAGAATTCAACTGATGCTGCTCCATTGACTTCAAAAATGTGGAGCTCTCTTGTTCTCAAAAAGAACAAGAAAGCTTCCATCAAAACCTCTGCAAAATTCAGAGTTTTGGCTTCTAGCTCCGAGAGCGGCACCATTAACCGTGTGGAGCAGTTGCTGAACTTGGATGTCACTCCATACACTGATAAGATCATTGCTGAATACATTTG GATTGGAGGGTCAGGAATCGATGTTCGAAGCAAATCAAGG ACCTTATCGAAGCCCGTTGAGCATCCATCCGAGCTTCCTAAATGGAACTATGATGGATCGAGTACAGGCCAGGCCCCTGGAGAGGATAGTGAAGTTATTCTATA CCCTCAAGCCATTTTCAAGGACCCTTTCCGCGGTGGCAATAACATATTG GTCATATGCGATACTTACACGCCCCAAGGCGAGCCCATTCCTACAAACAAGCGCGCCAAAGCAGCTGAGATCTTCAGTAACCCCAAGGTTGTAGCTGAGGTTCCATG GTTCGGAATTGAGCAAGAATACACCTTACTCCAAACTAATGTGAACTGGCCTCTTGGATGGCCTGTTGGAGGCTACCCTGGTCCTCAG GGGCCTTACTACTGCGCGGCTGGAGCAGATAAGTCGTTCGGACGCGACATATCCGATGCTCATTACAAAGCTTGCTTGTATGCTGGGATCAACATCAGTGGTACTAATGGGGAGGTTATGCCAGGCCAG TGGGAGTTTCAAGTTGGTCCGAGTGTTGGGATTGAAGCCGGAGATCACATCTGGTGCGCGAGATACCTGCTCGAG AGAATTACAGAACAAGCTGGAGTTGTGCTCACTCTAGATCCAAAACCAATTGAT GGCGACTGGAACGGAGCAGGATGTCACACCAATTACAG CACCCTGAGCATGAGAGAGGAAGGTGGTTTCGAAGTGATCAAGAAGGCAATTTTGAACCTCTCCCTTCGCCACAAGGATCACATCAGTGCATACGGAGAAGGGAACGAGCGAAGGCTGACAGGAAAGCACGAGACTGCCAGCATCGACTCCTTCTCATGG GGTGTTGCTAACCGTGGCTGCTCTATTCGCGTGGGACGAGACACTGAGAAGAATGGCAAAG GTTATTTGGAAGACAGGCGCCCGGCTTCAAACATGGACCCGTATGTGGTGACTGGGCTTCTTGCTGAGACTACCCTGTTGTGGGAGCCGACCCTTGAGGCCGAAGCTCTTGCTGCGCAGAAACTGTCGTTGAAGGTGTGA